Proteins co-encoded in one Synechococcus elongatus PCC 6301 genomic window:
- a CDS encoding ATP-binding protein has translation MLLRQVPARHRQELQLGLQEALVNAVKHGNCSDPSKLITVQYTRSGAHHWWVVTDQGCGFGDCLQETQSHACQLPDSSWESGRGLYILRQVFDQVIWNETGNQLRLCRYLPHPLVAWQPKPDQMLVRWAMS, from the coding sequence GTGCTCTTACGCCAGGTTCCAGCCCGCCACCGTCAGGAACTGCAACTGGGTTTACAGGAAGCGCTCGTCAATGCTGTCAAACACGGCAACTGCTCTGACCCCAGCAAACTCATCACTGTTCAGTACACTCGCTCTGGTGCCCACCACTGGTGGGTGGTCACTGACCAGGGATGTGGCTTTGGCGACTGCCTGCAAGAGACGCAGTCCCATGCCTGTCAACTACCTGACAGCAGCTGGGAATCGGGCCGAGGCTTATATATTTTGCGCCAAGTTTTCGACCAGGTAATTTGGAACGAAACGGGTAATCAGCTCCGGCTTTGCCGCTATCTACCACACCCGCTGGTCGCCTGGCAGCCCAAGCCTGATCAAATGCTTGTTCGCTGGGCGATGTCCTGA
- the thrB gene encoding homoserine kinase, whose amino-acid sequence MRVRVAVPATTANLGPGFDCLGAALTLYNHFWFAPASTGELEITARGMDAEKISGDRDNLVYRAFAAFFEKQEQPVPALKLEIELAVPLARGLGSSATAIVAGLVGANALAGSPWSNAQLCDLATELEGHPDNVVPALLGGCRLAARDRQNQWAIADLDWHPDFIPVVAIPDFELSTEAARQVLPTQYSRSDAIFNAAHVGLVVRSLASGNGEWLAAALQDRLHQPYRQALIPGYAAVETAALEAGAFGLVISGAGPTLLAISSPDRAEAVRQAMLTTWQATGLSVRAEILAIAESGTQIEQETEN is encoded by the coding sequence ATGCGCGTTCGTGTCGCTGTTCCTGCTACGACGGCCAATCTTGGTCCGGGTTTCGACTGCCTTGGGGCAGCTCTGACGCTCTACAACCACTTCTGGTTTGCGCCTGCCTCAACCGGCGAGCTAGAGATTACGGCGCGGGGCATGGATGCCGAGAAGATCAGCGGCGATCGCGACAATCTGGTTTATCGCGCTTTCGCGGCGTTTTTTGAAAAGCAGGAGCAGCCGGTTCCAGCACTCAAGCTGGAAATTGAGCTGGCGGTGCCGCTAGCACGAGGTTTAGGCAGTTCTGCGACTGCGATCGTCGCCGGTTTGGTGGGGGCGAATGCGCTGGCCGGCAGCCCTTGGAGCAATGCACAACTCTGCGATCTAGCAACGGAGCTGGAAGGCCACCCCGACAATGTGGTGCCGGCGCTCCTCGGTGGTTGTCGCTTGGCGGCTCGCGATCGCCAGAATCAATGGGCGATCGCCGATCTCGACTGGCACCCCGACTTCATCCCAGTTGTCGCGATTCCGGACTTCGAGCTTTCGACCGAAGCGGCACGGCAGGTTCTCCCCACTCAATACAGCCGCAGTGATGCGATTTTCAATGCTGCTCACGTTGGCCTTGTGGTGCGATCGCTGGCCAGCGGTAATGGCGAATGGCTAGCAGCCGCACTGCAGGATCGCCTCCATCAGCCCTACCGCCAGGCCCTGATTCCGGGCTACGCAGCGGTGGAAACTGCTGCCCTGGAAGCTGGTGCTTTTGGTCTGGTGATCAGTGGCGCAGGCCCGACTTTGCTGGCGATCTCCAGCCCCGATCGCGCCGAAGCGGTACGCCAGGCCATGCTGACAACTTGGCAGGCAACCGGCCTCTCGGTCCGGGCTGAAATTTTGGCGATCGCGGAGTCCGGGACGCAGATTGAGCAGGAAACCGAAAATTAA
- the cbiB gene encoding adenosylcobinamide-phosphate synthase CbiB, protein MMSASLTTIAVLGLAALLDYGVGDPWGWPHPVQALGWVIACWRDWTFRWLKSAIAQRISGMVLTIVLVAGSAIASWVAFGAIARLSPLLSAGLQVILLASCFAGRSLREAAAEVLKPLAAEDLPAARRALSRYVGRDTDQLSALEIQRAVLETVTENSTDGVLAPLFYAGLGVLLGLGPVPLAIAYKAASTLDSMVGYRRPPYTNLGWFPARSEDVWTWLPCRLVVLTIALFSGQPRQVWQICCRDAPADPSPNAGWSEAAYAAALGVQVGGDNVYQGQIVSKPLLGDPQRSLDATVIQQALQLTRIAFLLWLAVIAGLLLALGH, encoded by the coding sequence ATGATGTCTGCGTCACTGACGACGATCGCGGTCTTGGGGTTGGCGGCCTTGCTGGATTACGGTGTCGGCGATCCCTGGGGTTGGCCGCATCCGGTGCAGGCTTTGGGCTGGGTCATCGCTTGCTGGCGCGACTGGACGTTTCGCTGGCTGAAATCTGCGATCGCTCAGCGGATCTCAGGCATGGTCCTGACGATTGTTCTGGTGGCTGGTAGCGCGATCGCTAGCTGGGTTGCTTTTGGGGCGATCGCTCGTCTCTCACCACTCCTCTCGGCAGGTCTGCAAGTGATTCTGCTGGCAAGCTGTTTCGCCGGTCGCAGCTTGCGGGAAGCAGCTGCGGAAGTTCTGAAACCCCTAGCTGCTGAGGATTTGCCAGCAGCTCGAAGGGCACTGAGTCGCTACGTGGGCCGCGATACTGATCAGCTGTCGGCGCTCGAAATTCAGCGAGCGGTGCTGGAAACGGTGACTGAAAATTCGACGGATGGTGTTTTGGCACCACTGTTCTATGCCGGATTAGGAGTATTGCTGGGACTTGGCCCTGTTCCGTTGGCGATCGCCTATAAGGCTGCCAGCACCTTGGATTCGATGGTGGGCTACCGCCGCCCGCCCTACACGAACCTAGGTTGGTTTCCAGCTCGTAGCGAGGATGTCTGGACTTGGTTGCCCTGCCGCTTGGTGGTGCTGACGATCGCGCTATTCAGTGGTCAGCCCCGACAGGTCTGGCAAATTTGCTGCCGCGATGCTCCGGCGGATCCCAGTCCCAATGCAGGCTGGAGCGAAGCGGCCTACGCAGCTGCGCTGGGGGTTCAAGTCGGCGGCGACAACGTCTACCAAGGTCAAATCGTCTCGAAGCCGCTACTGGGGGATCCACAGCGATCGCTGGATGCCACAGTCATTCAGCAAGCCTTGCAGTTAACCCGCATCGCTTTTTTGCTTTGGTTAGCTGTGATCGCGGGACTGCTACTAGCGTTGGGGCATTAG
- a CDS encoding DUF6439 family protein: MTASPLQSPASQALREVDTIAIAQVLLERLALTDDQWHRYKNNRPVRAREQTAAAVLALLQNRPDDAQAHLQQALGLLDRSITPPPCPTHRR; the protein is encoded by the coding sequence ATGACGGCTTCTCCTCTGCAAAGTCCGGCTAGTCAAGCCCTGCGCGAAGTCGACACGATCGCGATCGCCCAAGTTCTGTTGGAACGGCTAGCTCTGACAGATGACCAATGGCATCGCTATAAAAATAATCGGCCGGTGCGAGCCCGCGAACAGACTGCTGCTGCAGTTCTAGCCCTGTTGCAAAATCGTCCTGACGATGCCCAAGCCCATCTGCAACAAGCGCTAGGGCTGCTCGATCGCAGCATCACACCGCCTCCTTGCCCCACCCATCGGCGCTAG
- a CDS encoding NAD(P)H-quinone oxidoreductase subunit 4, giving the protein MTSEQFPWLTGIILLPILAALPIPLIPDKDGRTVRWYSLFVGLADFALMVYAFWQHFDRSEAGLQMVEKISWVPQIGLNWSLAVDGLSMPLVLLTGLVTTLAILASWNINVKPKLFHFLLLLLYGAQIAVFTAQDMMLFFLVWELELVPVYLLISIWGGPKRQYAATKFILYTALASLFILVAGLALAFSGDSFSFDLTELGLKDYSLWLELLAYAGFLIAFGVKLSIFPLHTWLPDAHGEANAPGSMLLAGILLKMGGYALIRFNVQLLPEAHIRFAPVLAVLGIVNIIYGALNAFAQDNLKRKIAYSSISHMGFVLLGIAAYNSLGLNGALLQMLSHGLIAAALFFLAGVAYERTHTLQIPQISGLAKQMPITFALFTVTAMASLALPGMSGFVSELTVFLGFTDSVYSSGFRTVTILLAAVGLVLTPMYLLSMLRRIFYGTYNIQLGQVLADAKPRELFVAFCLLVPTLAIGFYPKLTTQVYDVTTTALAAQVQSNLPVVALAQQGSLYSQMPAAEEATAVSMTAPPVID; this is encoded by the coding sequence ATGACAAGCGAACAATTTCCCTGGCTTACAGGCATTATCCTGCTGCCGATCTTGGCAGCGCTTCCCATCCCACTGATCCCTGACAAGGACGGTCGGACAGTCCGCTGGTACTCCTTATTTGTGGGGCTGGCGGACTTTGCGTTGATGGTCTACGCCTTCTGGCAGCATTTCGATCGCAGTGAAGCAGGGCTTCAGATGGTCGAAAAGATTAGCTGGGTGCCGCAAATCGGGCTCAACTGGTCCTTAGCTGTCGATGGTCTATCGATGCCCTTGGTTCTGCTGACTGGCTTGGTCACCACCCTGGCAATCCTGGCCTCGTGGAACATCAACGTTAAACCCAAGTTGTTCCACTTCCTATTGCTGCTGCTCTACGGCGCTCAGATTGCCGTGTTCACAGCTCAAGACATGATGCTCTTCTTCCTTGTCTGGGAACTGGAGCTGGTTCCGGTCTACCTGCTGATCTCGATTTGGGGTGGCCCCAAACGGCAGTACGCGGCAACCAAATTCATCCTTTACACTGCCTTAGCCTCCTTATTCATCTTGGTGGCTGGTCTGGCTTTAGCCTTCAGTGGCGACAGCTTTAGCTTTGACCTGACTGAACTTGGCCTTAAGGATTACAGCCTCTGGTTGGAATTACTGGCCTACGCTGGTTTCTTGATCGCCTTTGGCGTCAAGCTGTCGATCTTCCCGCTCCATACGTGGTTGCCGGATGCCCACGGCGAAGCCAATGCACCCGGTTCGATGCTGCTGGCCGGCATTCTCTTGAAGATGGGCGGCTACGCGCTGATTCGCTTTAACGTGCAGCTTCTGCCAGAGGCGCATATCCGTTTTGCACCTGTTCTTGCCGTGCTTGGCATTGTCAACATCATCTACGGCGCGCTTAATGCCTTTGCCCAGGACAACCTGAAGCGCAAGATCGCCTACTCCTCGATCTCGCACATGGGCTTTGTCCTTTTGGGAATTGCCGCTTACAACAGCTTGGGATTGAATGGCGCTCTGCTGCAGATGCTCTCCCATGGTCTGATTGCAGCGGCACTCTTCTTCTTGGCCGGTGTTGCCTACGAGCGCACCCACACGCTGCAGATTCCCCAAATCAGTGGGCTTGCCAAGCAAATGCCGATTACCTTCGCTCTCTTTACCGTCACCGCCATGGCATCCTTAGCGCTGCCCGGCATGAGTGGCTTTGTCAGCGAACTAACGGTGTTCTTGGGCTTTACCGATAGCGTTTACAGCAGTGGTTTCCGAACCGTCACGATTCTGCTGGCGGCTGTTGGTCTCGTCTTGACGCCGATGTATCTGCTCTCGATGCTGCGGCGGATCTTTTACGGCACCTACAACATCCAACTGGGGCAAGTTCTGGCTGATGCCAAACCTCGAGAGCTATTCGTTGCCTTCTGCCTCTTGGTTCCGACCCTAGCGATCGGTTTCTATCCGAAGCTGACGACGCAGGTGTACGACGTGACCACGACGGCTCTGGCGGCTCAGGTACAGTCCAACTTGCCGGTCGTGGCGCTGGCCCAGCAGGGAAGTCTCTACTCCCAGATGCCGGCTGCTGAAGAAGCCACTGCGGTCTCGATGACTGCTCCGCCTGTGATCGACTGA
- the fba gene encoding class II fructose-bisphosphate aldolase (catalyzes the reversible aldol condensation of dihydroxyacetonephosphate and glyceraldehyde 3-phosphate in the Calvin cycle, glycolysis, and/or gluconeogenesis) — translation MALVPLRLMLDHAAENEYGIPAFNVNNLEQVQSILQAADETDSPVILQASRGARSYAGENFLRHLILAAVETYPHIPIAMHQDHGNSPATCYSAIKNGFTSVMMDGSLEADAKTPASYEYNVEVTRQVVDVAHSIGVSVEGELGCLGSLETGKGEAEDGHGFEGTLDHSQLLTDPDQAVDFVEKTQVDALAVAIGTSHGAYKFTRKPTGEILAISRIEEIHRRLPNTHLVMHGSSSVPQELLELINEYGGQIPETYGVPVEEIQKAIKLGVRKINIDTDNRLAFTAAVREAAAKDPSNFDPRHFNKPAIKYMKQVCVDRYVAFNTAGQASKIKQEGLDEFAAKYAKGELRAQTKVFA, via the coding sequence ATGGCGCTCGTACCCTTGCGGCTCATGCTTGATCATGCAGCTGAGAACGAATACGGCATTCCTGCTTTCAACGTCAACAACCTGGAGCAGGTTCAGTCGATTCTGCAAGCGGCAGACGAAACTGATAGCCCTGTCATTCTGCAAGCGTCTCGGGGTGCCCGCAGCTACGCTGGCGAAAACTTCTTGCGCCACCTGATTCTGGCGGCTGTGGAAACCTACCCCCACATCCCCATCGCCATGCACCAAGACCATGGCAACAGCCCGGCGACCTGCTACTCCGCCATCAAAAACGGCTTTACCAGCGTGATGATGGACGGCTCCTTGGAAGCCGACGCTAAAACCCCTGCCAGCTACGAGTACAACGTTGAAGTGACCCGTCAAGTGGTGGACGTGGCTCACTCAATCGGCGTCAGCGTTGAAGGCGAGCTAGGTTGCTTGGGTTCCTTGGAAACCGGCAAAGGTGAAGCCGAAGACGGCCATGGTTTCGAGGGCACCCTCGACCATTCGCAACTACTGACCGACCCTGACCAGGCTGTTGACTTCGTTGAAAAAACGCAAGTCGACGCTCTGGCTGTTGCGATCGGCACCAGCCACGGCGCTTACAAATTCACCCGCAAACCGACGGGCGAAATCTTGGCGATCAGCCGCATCGAAGAAATCCACCGTCGTCTGCCCAATACCCACTTGGTGATGCACGGTTCTTCGTCGGTTCCCCAAGAGCTGCTGGAACTGATCAACGAATACGGCGGTCAGATTCCCGAGACCTACGGCGTACCTGTCGAAGAGATCCAAAAAGCGATCAAACTCGGCGTCCGCAAAATCAACATCGACACCGATAACCGCTTGGCCTTTACGGCTGCGGTTCGTGAAGCAGCGGCCAAAGACCCCAGCAACTTTGACCCCCGCCACTTCAACAAACCGGCGATCAAGTACATGAAACAAGTGTGCGTCGATCGCTACGTGGCCTTCAATACCGCTGGACAAGCCAGCAAGATCAAGCAAGAAGGCTTGGATGAGTTCGCAGCGAAATACGCCAAAGGCGAACTGCGCGCTCAAACCAAAGTGTTTGCCTAA
- a CDS encoding VOC family protein — protein sequence MHHASIRTADIHRAIDFYELLGFQVCERFTAGYTLACWMEGLGGRIELLQVPQPRPAADAFHDEHYTGYYHLSFDLTALTPNLSQWLDEFQVRLQAQGEAPAPVLLTPRQQQIGTSIYEVMFLSDRDGLPLEFLRFQTRLEPST from the coding sequence ATGCACCATGCATCGATTCGTACCGCCGATATCCACCGCGCGATCGACTTCTACGAACTTCTAGGATTTCAGGTTTGCGAGCGATTCACCGCTGGCTACACTTTGGCTTGCTGGATGGAAGGTTTGGGCGGCCGCATCGAACTCCTGCAAGTGCCCCAACCCCGACCTGCTGCTGATGCCTTCCACGACGAGCACTACACCGGCTATTACCATCTTTCTTTTGACCTAACCGCACTGACTCCCAATCTCAGTCAGTGGCTGGATGAATTTCAGGTCAGACTGCAAGCTCAGGGCGAAGCACCCGCGCCCGTCTTACTCACGCCACGCCAGCAGCAGATTGGCACCAGCATCTACGAAGTGATGTTTCTGAGCGATCGTGATGGGTTGCCGCTAGAGTTTCTGCGCTTCCAGACCCGTCTGGAACCCTCTACCTGA